The Paenibacillus sp. FSL H7-0357 nucleotide sequence CGCCTGACTGAGCTGCCCAATTTCATCATTGCCGAACACAGGCATCTTACGGTTGAACCGGCCCTCAGCAACCGCTGTGGCATGCCGGGTCATCTCCTTGATAGGATGGGTGATCGTATGGGCGAGAATGACACACAGAACGGCCGTCAGGGCGAGCGCCAGCAGCAGACCGGAGAGGAACACGCTGTTAATCCGGCTCATCGTGGCGTATAAATCTTTCATATCGGCAGCAATATAAATCGCGCCTACCACTTTGTCGCCGGAGAGAACCGGCTTGGCGACCACCTTCTTGCGCACATTATCATCGGCAATGATATATTCCTCGTTATCGCTGATGCCTTGCAGGGCACGGCTGACCACGGTTTGTGTGTTCCGCTGCCCGACATAATCATTTTGCGAAGGGACAGATGTCGTAATAATTTTACCGCTCGCATCCAGTACCTGAATTTCAGCTCCGCTGATATACAGATTATTGACCATTCCGCGCAGACTCTCCACTGCAGTCTCTTCACCGGCAGTTCCGGCTTCGCTGCCTAGTTTATCTGCCGTAAGGATCGACAACATTTCTGCCCGCGCCTTTAAATCTTTGGTGAAGTTATCAGTTAGTGAATTCTTCATCGAGCTGACAAAATATACACCGATCAGCTGCATCGCGATCAGAATCAGCAGCACGTAAATAATGATAAGCTTGGCCTGAATCGTCCGGAAAAAGGACCGCCCTTTCATCACAGCCCCCCGCTTTTGGGGCTATGCATCAAATAACCGAGTCCGCGCCGGGTGAAGATATATTCCGGCTTGCTGGGATTCTCCTCAATTTTTTCTCTCAGCCGGCGGATCGTGACATCCACGGTCCGCACATCCCCGAAATATTCGAAGCCCCATACCGCCTGCAGCAGATGCTCCCGGGTCATTACTTTGCCGGCGTGGCGAATCATATAATAGAGCAGCTCATACTCACGATGTGTTAAATCGAGCGGCTCTCCGTCTTTATAAACCATGTACATGTCGGTATCAACGAACAGGCCGAAATGATTGACGCCCTGTTTGCTCTCCGCTCTTTCACTAAGCATTTCGGACGGCGATGGCTTATGCTGGCGCCGCATTTGAGCTTTGACTCTGGCCAGCAGCTCGCGCGTGCTGAAAGGCTTGGTCACATAATCATCCGCACCCAATTCCAGACCCAGCACTTTGTCGATCTCACCGTCTTTGGCTGTCAGCATGATGATCGGGATGTCCAAATGCGCAGAGCGCACTTCGCGGCAGACATCCATGCCATCCTTGCCGGGAAGCATCAGATCAAGCAGCATCAGATCGGGCCGTCTGGACAGAGCCAGCTCCACAGCACTGTTGCCGTCAAAGGCACAGATTACCTCATAGCCCTCTTTTTCGAGATTAAACTTTAATATATCAGCAATAGGCTGTTCATCGTCTACTACCAGAATCGTTCCCATCTGCATATGCTCAGCTTCACCTTTCTAAGCGTACTAATCACTCATTCTCTTATTTTAACATACCTGCACTGGCGTCACATCCTACGAAGTGGGGATAGAAATATACTTTCATCCAGTTCATCAATATATTTTTAGCTTTAAAAGATAAAGCCGCCCGAAAACTCGGACGGCTGATTATAACCTATGGATTATTTCAGATATCTCAGCGGATTGACCGCTGTGCCGTTCTTGCGGATCTCAAAATGCAGGTGGGTACCGGTTGAACGCCCCGTGTTGCCCATAACACCAATGCCGGCTCCCTGCTCCAGCCGCTGGCCGACAGATACTGAGATGCTTCTCAGATGGCCGTAGTAGGTGACATATCCGTTTTTGTGATCCACAATGACCACATTGCCGTAGCCGCTCTGTACACCTGCAAAAGTAACCGTCCCGGCATCCGCAGCTGTTATGGTCCGGTTACCGGATACGAGATCGACTCCTTTATGGCTTCGTCCCCAGCGCTGGCCAAAGCTGCTGGAGAGGCTTGCCCGGCTGACCGGCCAGGCGAACATGCCCGTTCCTTCGCCGACTACCTTCGTGCCGCGATAGACCACCTCAGGCAAGGAAGCCTTCAGAACCGTCTGGCCCATCCATTCTTCCTTCACTACGAGACCATTTTCCTTGGTCACCCGGTACTGCATCTGTTTCAGGCCGGTCTGTCCTGCCCGGACCACCTTGCTCTTGCCTGCTGCCAGCTCATCGCTCTTGCGGACAATCACTTCCGGCTCAGTGACAAGCTGCTCCGATACCTGCTCTACGGTTACTACAGTAAGCTCTGGCTGTGGTACGGTCAATTGCAGCTCGTCTCCAATTTGCAGGGTCAGCTCTTTCACCGACGGATTGTTGCGGAAAATATCAGCCTGCGTAATCTCAAAACGTTTGGCAATCCCAGAGACGGTATCGCCTTCCTGAACCGCATAAACAAGCGGCTCCTCTTTCCCTTCGGTAAGCACCTCAACCGCTTCCTCGACGCTCAGCACCTGGGTGGGGTCCGCCTTGACAGGAACAACGGCAACGTCCTCCTGAATGGCAACCGATTCTACCTTGTCTGCATTTGCCGGTGCAGCCGCCTTCGCAGAACGCGTAGCTGCTGTCCTCTTGAGCTGGGTGCCCGTTGAAACCGCGGCAACTGGAACGTAGTGTTCTTTCACACTCTGCAGGACGGCATTCGCTGTCTCCTGATCTTTGACAATTCCCACAGCTTTGCCATCCACCGTCAGCTGCACACCCACTGCATAAGCTTTAAGCATGCCATCCAGCTTGTCCAGCGTAGCCGCACTGTCTATTTCCGGTTTATACGCTTTTTCCGCCTCTGTCGTAATGCCGCTTGTTTGCAGCACCATCACTGAATCGGGATACTTGAGCTGATATTCCTGCTGCTTCTCTTCGAACAGCCGATCCAGCTCTGTTTCCTCGCTGATCTTTCCGATTTCCTCACCCTTAACCAGCACCTTATAATAGGTTACCGTGTTCGCGGTCACATATTTCTTCTCTACCCCGATTGAAAAGGTCGCCAGAAGCACCAGACCGGCAGAAGCTGCTATCCAGGACCGCCGGAATCTCCGAGGTTTGGTTTCTTGATAAAAGACGTTAGTTTCGCTAGAGGCACAACTGCCCTTTTGACTTTCTGCGCTGAATTCTGCGGATGTCTCTGCTTTGTCCCGCAGTTTCCCCATCCCGCGCATGAACTTAAATCCTTTCATGAAACTCTCCCTTTCAGTCCGCTTAGAAGCGGCCAACCTTGTTATTCGACCCCTTTTATATATGCTGCTGCATCTATTTACTATGTGCGTTAGTGTACCTGCATTTCGTTTCCGTCCAAAATATAAGCATAAAGTATGAGGTAAAATTCGCACTTTTCTTATATTTAAAAAGGTTACAAAAAATTAACCCCTTATAGTCCTTTTTTACTGTACCATAGACGGCAGAAAAATTTCAACTTTACCCCAAAGACAAAACCCGCGATAATCGCGGGTTTCTTCCATGATTTTGACATTTTAACATCAAGAACGTGTCCAAAAAATGACAATTTTTAGTTTGTGGTACTCTCAGTTGAATTTGGTGTAAGCATTTTCATTAATGTGTCATATTCATCAGGATTCACATACTTGGCAATGACTTGCTGCAGTTCCTTCACTTCATTCTCCGTCAACCCATCCTCCATCGCCGTTGAGATTTTCTGCATCTCCTCCTGCGGAAGCTTGGTCATCAGGATATTGAAAATATTGGATTTCTCATCCATGGGCAAACTGTCCTTGAGCTCACCCATCGCTTCCGGTGTCATCACCAGCTGCTGGTCCAGTGCACTGTCACTTTGTTCTTCCTCTCCGGAAGCCTCTCCCATTACAGCCAAAGCATCCTCAGGCACCTTTTCCTCCACGGACTTCTCCGTTTTTTGTTCTGGTGTGTCCACCGTTTCACTTTTACTGTCTTTCTTTGCACCGGGGGCATCTTTAACATCCTCAGCTACATTTTTGGCGTTATCTGTGGCTCCCATTCCCGTGAGGCTCTTGATAAAACCGCCGATGCCCGGTGACGGCCCCTCCAGCTTTATATCAAAACTGGCCAACACCGACTGTATATACGTATTGACGACGAATGCCGTGGTCAGAACCGAAAGTGCGCTGGCCAGTACGACAATCAGGCAGACTCCAAGTGCACGTCTTACTATCTTCATCTTC carries:
- the yycF gene encoding response regulator YycF, which translates into the protein MQMGTILVVDDEQPIADILKFNLEKEGYEVICAFDGNSAVELALSRRPDLMLLDLMLPGKDGMDVCREVRSAHLDIPIIMLTAKDGEIDKVLGLELGADDYVTKPFSTRELLARVKAQMRRQHKPSPSEMLSERAESKQGVNHFGLFVDTDMYMVYKDGEPLDLTHREYELLYYMIRHAGKVMTREHLLQAVWGFEYFGDVRTVDVTIRRLREKIEENPSKPEYIFTRRGLGYLMHSPKSGGL
- a CDS encoding M23 family metallopeptidase, which encodes MKGFKFMRGMGKLRDKAETSAEFSAESQKGSCASSETNVFYQETKPRRFRRSWIAASAGLVLLATFSIGVEKKYVTANTVTYYKVLVKGEEIGKISEETELDRLFEEKQQEYQLKYPDSVMVLQTSGITTEAEKAYKPEIDSAATLDKLDGMLKAYAVGVQLTVDGKAVGIVKDQETANAVLQSVKEHYVPVAAVSTGTQLKRTAATRSAKAAAPANADKVESVAIQEDVAVVPVKADPTQVLSVEEAVEVLTEGKEEPLVYAVQEGDTVSGIAKRFEITQADIFRNNPSVKELTLQIGDELQLTVPQPELTVVTVEQVSEQLVTEPEVIVRKSDELAAGKSKVVRAGQTGLKQMQYRVTKENGLVVKEEWMGQTVLKASLPEVVYRGTKVVGEGTGMFAWPVSRASLSSSFGQRWGRSHKGVDLVSGNRTITAADAGTVTFAGVQSGYGNVVIVDHKNGYVTYYGHLRSISVSVGQRLEQGAGIGVMGNTGRSTGTHLHFEIRKNGTAVNPLRYLK